A stretch of DNA from Henriciella sp. AS95:
TCTCGACTGAGGACGACCTCAAGGCGCTGGACAAGGAAATCAAGGACCTCGTGAAAGAGGCCGCTGACTTCTCACTGGACAGCCCGGAGCCTGACCCAAGCGAGCTGTGGACCGACGTTCTTCGTGAGGTGGAGTCAGTATAATGGCAATTGATATCCTAATGCCCGCGCTGTCGCCCACTATGGAAGAGGGCACTTTGGCCAAATGGCTCAAGAAGGAAGGCGACACGATTTCGTCCGGCGACATCATCGCTGAAATCGAAACAGACAAAGCGACGATGGAAGTCGAAGCCGTCGACGAAGGCGTCCTGGCCAAAATCCTGATCGATGAAGGCACTGAGGGCGTCAAGGTGAACTCGGTCATCGCAAGGTTGGCCGAAGACGGAGAAAGCGCGTCGGATGTTGACGGTGAGGCGCCGGCCAAGACGGAAGCCTCCGAGTCGAAAGAGGCGCCGGAAGCAGACGGCGATGATGACAGCGCTGATGATCAAGCGGAGGGAGCGGAAGCGCCGCCCGCGCCTGAACTATCGACCTTGAAAGACCCTGAAGTGCCGGAAGGCACGAGCTTCGTCGACACCTCCGTACGAGACGCGTTGCGCGATGCGATGGCGGAAGAGATGCGCCGCGACGAAACCGTCTTCGTTATGGGTGAAGAAGTTGCGGAATATCAGGGCGCGTACAAAGTCACGCGCGAGCTTCTTCAGGAGTTTGGTGCCAAGCGCGTCGTCGATACGCCGATTACCGAGCATGGTTTTGCCGGACTCGGCGTAGGGGCGGCATTCGGTGGCCTCAAGCCGATTGTTGAATTCATGACGTTCAATTTTGCCATGCAGGCGATTGACCAGATCATCAATTCAGCTGCCAAGACCCTTTACATGTCGGGCGGTCAGATGGGTTGTCCGATTGTGTTCCGTGGGCCTAACGGTGCCGCGTCACGCGTGGGCGCTCAACACAGCCATGATTATAGCGCCTGGTATTCAAATGTTCCGGGTCTGAAAGTCGTTGCGCCTTACGATGCTGCTGACGCCAAGGGCCTGCTAAAGGCGGCCATTCGCGACCCGAACCCGGTCGTGTTCCTTGAGCATGAGCTTCTCTATGGCGAGAGCTTCCCGGTCCCTGAAATCGAGGATTACGTTCTCCCGATCGGCAAGGCCCGGGTTCGCCGCAGTGGGGCGGATGTCACCCTGGTTGCTCATTCCCGCATGGTTGGCTT
This window harbors:
- a CDS encoding pyruvate dehydrogenase complex E1 component subunit beta; this translates as MAIDILMPALSPTMEEGTLAKWLKKEGDTISSGDIIAEIETDKATMEVEAVDEGVLAKILIDEGTEGVKVNSVIARLAEDGESASDVDGEAPAKTEASESKEAPEADGDDDSADDQAEGAEAPPAPELSTLKDPEVPEGTSFVDTSVRDALRDAMAEEMRRDETVFVMGEEVAEYQGAYKVTRELLQEFGAKRVVDTPITEHGFAGLGVGAAFGGLKPIVEFMTFNFAMQAIDQIINSAAKTLYMSGGQMGCPIVFRGPNGAASRVGAQHSHDYSAWYSNVPGLKVVAPYDAADAKGLLKAAIRDPNPVVFLEHELLYGESFPVPEIEDYVLPIGKARVRRSGADVTLVAHSRMVGFALQAAEKLAEDGIDAEVIDLRSLRPLDTDTVIESVKKTNRIVTCEEGWRFMGVGAEICATVVNEAFDYLDAPPTRVHQKDVPLPYAANLEAMSLPGTADIIAAAKSVCEGM